ATACAAATCCCTGTGTAAATGATTACTAAGGAAATATCACAACTGAGACTATTGGCCAAGCTGCactgttacaaaaaaataattaacaactTCTCAGCAGTTAAAATATCAGTCAGCTGTAGTAAATTAACGAGATGTAGTTAAAGTGGTTTTTTATTACCGTAGTAAACATGTGAAAATTATCATTGATTATTGTTGTACTCACAGCTCCGGGACGGGGATCAGGCACCTCTCCGTTGTACATCACATATTTTGAAAAGTCATCATTAATGAACAAAGTTTTAAATTTGCCTTCAGAGAACAATTTCTCGATGTCATGGATCCTGTAGGTGCACACTGCAGAGTACTGCAACATGTCCCTGTGTGTCAAATCAAGCCAGTGTATTATGATTGGAgttgaattaaaaaatttatttataattttattcagtaaatgtatttacttattttgtGTTGAATTTCTTCCATATGCCACtcaaataaatcataaaaaataaaccatgtATCATCTAAACTTACCGAAATGATGCAAACAAATTCAAGATCATgctgaatattaaaataatttattatatactaGTACTAGTACATTATACAAAGATGACAATATGGTTCGGCATATTGCTCTTAATACTCGACCTGTCCGGACTGTTTTAGCATTAAGAGGGGGACCAActaaatattaggcaggtggtcataaagttattcCTGGTTGGTGTGTCATTTAACACCattacatgtattttattttagaatttataattgagcagttaaggggttaagggtcttgctcaaggtccCAGCAGTCACAACTTTGTAATTCTCAAATTTAAAATTATGACCTCCTGACCAGTAGTCCAGAGCAATCCTTTTGGCATGTGTGAACTGAACCGTACTCACGTCTGAGGAGTAAAGACTCCGTAGAACACACAGGTAGTCCAGTTGCCTGGGCAGAAGAGGAATACATCTTTTATAATTAAAGGCACTTTGCTGTGAAGGACAGGACAGTCCAGTTGAGCCTTTAGGAATGATGACCACCTCTTTTGCAATGTCCGCAGTCCTCCCACATCCCCCTAGAGATGAAAAAATATAGCAACATTACTGCGAAATTCTATGTTAGCAAATATAACAGTCAAAATGTATTCAGTATTTcacatttaagaaaatataaataggaAAGTATTGTTCTAcagaatcattttttaaattttaactaTTTCATTCtcaaaagaagcagatgtatcTGCCAGTTAGtacaatataaattaaaaacttatctaaattaaaaaagaaaagaaaagaaaagaaaagaaaagctgttgtgtgacaggaaaaaataattatttgcatGAAAAGCCCATTAATAttgaacaaaaaacatcctgttGCAGGAAAGGCTACCTTACAGACACGGGCAACCCTTGACACATCCAACTTAACATAGGAGTCGTACTCCACAGCTGTTTCACTAAAGAAGAGGTAAATCTCATCATCATCCCCCTCTGGATTTTCCATTCCTTTAGTCACATGCTTTATGCCAATAAATGTGGGATCTAAAATCACAGAAATAATCAGTGATAATAAAATTGGTGCTTTGTAAAAGAATCACAAGGTCAGACAAATGCCACAATTTTACACCATCAAAGACTTCTTTACATTTACCAATttgactgtgtgtctgtgtgtatatatatgttcttACCAATGAGCCAGGAATAGGGATCAGTTCGTATTTTAACAGAATGTTGTGTCATAGCCATGTCTGTGCCCAGAAAATTTATAGATGTAGCAGAGTACAGCTCATCATCTAAAACAGAATTGCAATTATTACTAAAACTTTACTatgatattattttttttacttaaaacaatcaaaaaaattaagattagATATTATGAGCAGCATATGTAACAAAAAAGTGCATGgatattcataataaatatacaaacttatttccaaaaatgttgagacactgtgtaaaatgtattaaacaacAGAAAGCAATGATCTGCAAATATCAGATatcaatacaaaaacaataatttgatcccctgctgattttgtacaACAGTCTAGAAATTATATGGTAGGTTAATTTAAACCAGGAAAATTATTGGTAAAAACCAATAACCAAGGTCCCtctgctcaagaatgcacatgaacagcTCTATCTGATCTTTGCCaatgaacacctgaatgattcagaAAAGGCTTGGGAGAATGTGACGTGATTGTTCCATTGTGCTTTGTGTAGAAACTTGTCTTTgacatcctttgacagctctttggtctttcccatggtggtggaggggtttgaatggaagagggtGTTTTTATGACTCGTGTCTTTTATTCACATAACGAGTTGATAGTAAGAGTACTTTCCTAAAGGACAGGACTAATTCGGGTCAGTGGGAGacagaattcttgctaatttgtttttttaatattctgtctctctgttaaaataaacctaacaTAGAAATTCTAgacttttcatttctttgttgGGGTAAACCCACAAAATCAGGAGTACTGaattttatacacaataaaacaagcaaaaaataaataaaaatcaaatgtttaattatatacacattgtaaagaaaaaaataagagcatttagaaattaatttgctataacaggtctcaaaaaaattTGGGAGAGGGGTATGCTTACCACTATGTAGCATTACGTCcatatacatatgcatatacaaatgtttgtttaatgaagaaaggtctagagcaggggtgcacacatttttttagcatgcgagctacttataaaatgaccaagATAAAATGATCTtcctactataaaaatgcataaatatatatatatatatatatatatatatatatatatatatatatatatatatatatatattttttttatgtcatgcgATCTACCCACACTACCTTTGCAATCAACCGGTAGATTGCGATCAACATATTGAACACCCCTGGTCTAGAGtacaggcaggccagttcagcacccggacGTTACTacgaagtcatgctattgtaatagatgtagCATCTAGTTAGCGTTGTCTTACTCAAATATATAAGGCCTGCAAGCTGCCTATGGACACAGGCACTAATccactcccataccatcagagatgtgaCTTTTTGAACTGAGTGCCGATAACAAGCCAGATTGGCCCTCCTCTCATTAgtctttactctttttttacCTATTTAGGAAGGAATAAAAATCTCGATTCGTccacagaatgttttttttactttacctcagtacattttatatGAGCTTTGGATGGCAGCATCTCTTCCTCTTTGCATGATAAGAGATTTACGCtgtatttgtggatgacatggcaatcTGAGCCCATGCAATGATGTACATTACAGAATCAAGACTGTTttgcatccaatattgattttcccCTGTGTCCCTTGTCCCTTACTCCAGAttcttcaaatttttttatgaCATGATATACTGAAAATTATGAGATATTCAACAGTTTTGCAATTTCATGTTGAGGAACATCattttgaaattgttccacaatttgtataCACAGCCTTTCActgattggtgaagctctgcccatctttacttctgagagactctgcttatttatacaatttacaCAATTAAACTGATTAGTTtcaaatttatacatttttatttatatatgttcaaTTTATGGTATGCTTTCTGTGTcctattatgaataaaatataagtttaggAAATTTGCAAAATCATtggattctgtttttgtttacattttacacaactttattttcattgtacaaacctttttttaattgcggttgtaaatttttttttactaaattggaaaaaaaatatcattaaaaaaggaGTTAAAATCAAGGCTATAATCATTATATAACTCATTAACTGAACATTGTTTTCTTTGGTCAGTTGCATCATGAAGCAGGTACACTTAAATGGGGCACCTACCAATAAGTTCAGAGGCATATCTCTGGAAGGGATCATATGGACACCTTCCCTTCCCATCATGTATTTCATTTTCCAGATTGAGCTTGCCTCCTGTATAAGACTGGATTCAAAGAACACAGGTCAGgctataaaaaaacataattacatAAGTGGCCAAATGCAGCAAAACATTCACAAAGCTTGAAACACAAAGCTGCTGTCTACAATAATATCATAATACTTTTGCTCACCATATTTGTACAGGCTGGACTGAAAGCATTGGTACCGCACACATACATCCTTCCATCTGTCCACCTATGAAGGATCCGGATGTAGTTCCAACACTCAgtctgaaaaaagaaattacatagTAAGTTTAGTGATTTATGATAATCTAGACTTTATAGAAAGCAAAAACGTTATATTTCACATCAGTTTAAAGAACAACACAAGGCAGaagaataatgtataataacTTAATGGGCTGGAGTAGGACTCAGCAAAGATGAGTTGCAGATCAGGGCTTCATGCGATTTATGGGCTTTATGTGTTCCCAAATTGTTTGACATTGTGAAGTgccatcacaatttgacccTTGTTAAACTCGCTCACATCCTTAtgcttgcctatttttcctgcctCTAACACATAATTTTCACGTTTCCTAACGTatcccacctactaacaggagcaataaagagaaaaatagtgttattcacttcacccgtcataatgtcataatgtcataatgctctgcctgatcggtgtatgtcTGTGATCGTCTTGGAAATTCCTTGATATGGTCAAGTttggaagtgaaaaaaaaggaggaaatcacatttaattatttattttgggttCACTGAAAAGATGCCTCTTTCTCAATTTCTAATCTCAAAAATGTACTTGTGCATAAACATCACtgtcaaaatattatttttgagaAATCAGTTATCACTGAGAAGCAATATCTTCCAAATTATTCTCTGTGTCAGCACCTGATATAAAACTTACTCACAACCACTTAAACCAATAGCTGCTAAGTTGTAtggatgagataaatgtaagttgctctggataaggggttTGCCAAATTACATAAATGCACTGTAAAATTTcacatatataaagaaaacaaattgaCTAAATCTCTGTAAGTAGAAGTGCTTAGTTTGAATCGATTCTAACCATTCAGTGTTTAGTTTTTCACATTATTCTGTGTAAGTGTTGAGTTTGTTTGCGTGAAATTGAAGGTTCTCTGGATAACAATGTGTGCCAAATGTGGTAGTCAAGTCACTATATTCCATTTAACTCAGCTTTGATAAAAACATATGTGAGTGTACATGCATAATGTAACCATTCAATCAAACTAAACCCACTTatggaagaaaaaacacaaaaagagatCTCACCTGAAAATCTCTCCCTTTGTGTGAACAAGTTTTCCGCATATCTGGTGTCACCTCCCACTTTacctaaaacaaaaaattaaataagactATTTCTATCTCCACTGATGTGAAGTTATGGATTCAATTataacagtgcaaacaaacactaaatctaaaagcagcaaataacagcagaaGTAAACGGttgcatttttttgtcaaaaaaaaaaatcagatgaattaaaaaaataatcatccaATTAATATTCATTAGTTGCAgctataatatatagtatagtatataatatatataataaatataatatatataataaatataatatatataataaatataatatatatagtaatatagtaatatagtaatatatatatatatatatatatatatatatatatatatatatatatatatatatatatatatatatatatttgagaaGCACCATAtatctaacatccagcagctccgtgatgtattaattatatatgtatatataatataatatattataaaataatttttctaaCCATATCCTTCTTGTGGGTAATTTTTGCAAAGTCAAGGGCAAAGATGGTCTCTCGAGCCCCGAGGATGAGCACACCCATGTCTTCCATGAGGAGCATGGTAGAGTAGTTACTCACTCCTTCCTCGTGAAAAATGTATCCTCCATTTCCTAGCAACAGCAGAAAAGGAATTAAGTCTCTAGTGTAGTCAAGTAGCTAATGGGAGAGTGCTACTTTTAATGAAAAGCAGAAGAGTACTAAGAAGTAGAGTAGAATTAAAGCAGAATACTGTTGATAAATGATTACCACAATAATGTTTTGTGTCATTTGTCTTTTCTgtactaataaatataatatatataataaatataatatatacagctCACTTACTGCTCAGGGGAACTCTTTTCCGAGGTGTGCTGAACAAAGGCCAATCCTGGCCTAAAGACAATACAGCTGGACCACAGAAagacagcataaggagaaatAACATGTCCTTAGCTCTTCTGCTACAGCACAAGGTCATTCTTAGTCTCTCAAAAGTAACACTGTGAAAAATCCTGgaatacctgactttaatacTTTGAGGGGAGTGACTGAAAAAGTCTGTGTCCAGAGTGAGAGGGGTCAGCCGAAATCCTAGCTGGGTCCTAGAAGTGTAGAAGTGAAGTCCTGCAGAGTTGGAATATTGCAGCCAATCACCTTATCAGCAGAGTGGATAGCAAGTTGCAGTCTGCCTTTGTCTTTAGCAGTGGCAGCAAAGTCACAAAATATGATGGGCGAACATGGGGCTATGTTCTTCCTGAAGTCTAACACCATCTCCACTGTTTTTACAAAGCTGAGCTCAAGATTGTTCTGACGGCACCAGGCCACCAGATTTCCCACCAGTAGTCAGACTCATCTCCATCAGAGATGAACTTAATGagggtggtgtcatctgcaaacgtAGGTAACTTTACAGATTGGTGACTAGAGGTGCTGTTCATActgtataaaagaagaaaaagaagtaagAACACAGCATGGTCCAGTATTCAGAGACATGTCTTCCCATTTTTACATGTTGTCTACTGTCAGACAGAAAGTCTGTGTTCCACCTGCAGGTgaaatatatagttatatacaaTTAGGACAACCTATTAAATATTCAGTACTTTATTAAGAAATGTCAACATGTTAATTTATGATCTTGATTCAATTTGTAcatgtagatgaaggtgatgtaaTTGCATGTAAACAACAATAAATCACTTGGTTTTCActtatttaacaaattaaatcaacaaaaatgtgtatttcaACTGAAGAAAAAGTACACCCTATGCCCTTATAGCTAGTGTTTCCCCTTTGGCCGAAATAACCTCAATCAAACGTTTCTTGTAGCATCTACCAGTTTTTGACATCGACTGGAAGAAAGTTTCCCCACTTCTCAATGCAGAATTCTTTTAGCTGTGTGATATTTGAGGGGTTTCTCGCATGCACAGATCATTTTAAATCACTCCACAGGACTTCAATTGGATTTAGAGATTGGCTTTAAATTGGCCATTCCAgaattctacattttttttttttacattttagccaGTCCTTGGTGGATTTACTGGTGTCTTCTGGGTCATTATCATGTCAGTTCTGCTTCAGCTCAAATTGTTTGACAGATTGTCTCACATGTTCTCAAGCACCTTCTGATACAATGAATAATATATAGTGGATAATATTTCTTAAGggtaatacatttaataatgacTACATAAATCCCACATTAGATATAACATCACTAAATATTCTTGACACTGTCAAAATGCACATATtgctaaaaggaaaaaaacagtgtgtCAACCTAAATTCTAAAGAAGAACTGAAGAACTTTAATTTAAAAGTCAGGACCTGAAAGGATCAGCTCTCCAGCCTGTtcaaggtttttcttttttatttaccacaacTTCTTCCACAACTAACAAACTCTATCTTAAAATTCTCAACAACCATGGTCAGATTCACATATAAAACTTAAGTGATaactagtcaagtcaagagaagtcaataagcttttattgtcatttcaaccatatatagctaacGTGAGGTCAGCTATATAATAAAGGatctggattactgatcagaaggtttttaaaggtttttaagcCCCAGCATCATCAAGATGCCACCGCTGGGCATTTCAACAAGACCCTTAAACCTCTCTGCTGTAGGGGCACTGTATAATGGCGGTCCCTGccctctgaccccagtttcctaacaaaggaagaaagaattttactgtgctgtaatgtatatgtagcAAGTAAAAAGACtattttcatttcataaatttgtattttgtaataACCAGAATAAAAACTGTTGCTTTAATTAGTTTTTCCATAAAAAAGTCTTCATGAccgtttgtttttttgctattaTCTTTATAAGTAAGGAAATTATTGCTATAACGTCAATAAAACTTGTTTCACAGGCATTCCACAACCTTAAATGTAACTATTAACAGATTAAAACTGACATGTCATTCTCCAACATGCAACATTTGTACTTATCAGCTAATAGCATTGGtatcaaaataataaaccatTGTCCTGCTGTATCTAAAAATTAACGTTGTTGATAGCCAGaattctttaaaactttttccCATAAGAAAGTCTTTGggaccatttctttttttttttattatctttcaGAACGTATGGGAATGATTGCTATAATATCAGTATAACTTGTTTCACAGGATTCCACAACCTTAAATGTAACTATTAACAATATTAAACTATGGCATGACATTCTTCAACATGCGACATTTTTACTCATTGGctaacagaactgctggtcatcccagttGATTCATCTTCAGGTCAAGAGCTACGAATAAATCTTC
The genomic region above belongs to Silurus meridionalis isolate SWU-2019-XX chromosome 20, ASM1480568v1, whole genome shotgun sequence and contains:
- the LOC124402933 gene encoding semaphorin-4E-like gives rise to the protein MTLCCSRRAKDMLFLLMLSFCGPAVLSLGQDWPLFSTPRKRVPLSRNGGYIFHEEGVSNYSTMLLMEDMGVLILGARETIFALDFAKITHKKDMVKWEVTPDMRKTCSHKGRDFQTECWNYIRILHRWTDGRMYVCGTNAFSPACTNMSYTGGKLNLENEIHDGKGRCPYDPFQRYASELIDDELYSATSINFLGTDMAMTQHSVKIRTDPYSWLIDPTFIGIKHVTKGMENPEGDDDEIYLFFSETAVEYDSYVKLDVSRVARVCKGDVGGLRTLQKRWSSFLKAQLDCPVLHSKVPLIIKDVFLFCPGNWTTCVFYGVFTPQTDMLQYSAVCTYRIHDIEKLFSEGKFKTLFINDDFSKYVMYNGEVPDPRPGACINNDARQKGFFKSSDLPDKTLMFIKNNNLMDQAVKLASEQPLLLKKGAAFTSIVVANTTALDGTSHHVIFIGTASGSVLKAVNYDGEMVIIEEVQLFNHNDPVKILRHSTTMGLLYAGSEEAAAQMPFCACSKYSSCTDCVLARDPYCGWDLVSKSCIAINSINSDESSEVVQSLKDATRCPAVESTKIIKIFCPGQMVSLPCQLGSNLARVQWRVNDQPIENDKKYNFQHDSLLILNVSDTDSGNYTCISVESSNGQHYVIQTTTYELRLGKIKKKQNGLFALVVILTLILLALVMWNFYKEHL